The genomic stretch TTCGTTGTTGTTGTTGAATgtttcaacattttttctttacttttttttttttttctttttttgaaggGTTTGGTTTAAATAAAAGATGGACTGGAGTGGAAAACATAATGGGCCAAATGATACAACTAATGATGGAACAGTGGTACGACTTCGAGGCCTGCCATTTGGTtgcagcaaagaagagattgtTCAGTTTTTCCAAGGTACCTCTAGTATAGTCGAAGTCTAGTGACtggatttttttacttcttttacaCAATGTGTTGTACGTTTTAATTTGTTATAGCCATTAATGGGGTGGATTGGGAGGGATTGTGTTAAATTAGTTTATCTTAAATAAGAATTATGCCCTGTAAATGAAGTAGAAATAATAATAGATGTAGTAAAATACACAATATATTTCTAACTTTGTCAAGGTGGTAAACGCATTATGCATATTGGGATAACTGAATGTTAGCTGATGATCCAAGTGAATCAGTTAAATTGTTTGACTGGTAGCtatattttcttcatgtaaTTTAGGTGGTTGTATTTTTGCATAgcttaaacagaaaagaagtatGGCTAAATCCATAAATGTTTTATCAAAGATGACTGGCTTGTAATGTTGGGTGATGGGGGAAATgaggtggttttctttttcgTTCTTGTTGTTTAGATATGCTTTAAGTATTTGCTACAGATGGGAATGTTTCAGCCTTTAACACTGTTCCCCTTGATGGGGTTATTTGTCCTTGGGTTAAAGGGTTGGAAATCGTGCCAAATGGGATAACATTGACGCTGGACTACCAGGGGAGAAGCACAGGGGAGGCCTTCGTGCAGTTTGCTTCAAAGGAGATAGCAGAAAATGCTCTGGGGAAACACAAGGAAAGAATAGGGCACAGGTGGGGATGGAGAGTTTGGGATGGTGTTACATCTTTATTTTTGGGGGTTGTGGGTCAGTAATGCTTTTTGGGTGGGTGGGGACCATTATATGGAACTGGCTGTTTTTAAGAATTTCTGTAACTGATCCTAAGTTAACTTGGGAAATACGTTAGacttggggggtgggggagacaGTATTGCCTGGGTAGCTTGCTAAACTCAGAAAATTGTATCAGTTGTTCTTGTGTAGGGTAATTTGTGATTAATGCTGTTATAGCTTAGACACTGTTTTTCAGCAGTATGTTTCTCATACTGGAAAGACATGATTTATGCTTAATTTGTACAGCTAGAATTTTCACATAGTAATTTTTGCTACTGTAAagtgttttggggatttttataCACTTAAGATTCTTACGGTTTTGAGGAGAAACTTAAGTTGTATGGTATCTAGTCACTTTTATTGGGTTGTATATCTAGTTATAGAAAACATAGTATGGCCTTTGTTAATATTCAGACAGCTTTTGCATGTATACTTATTGGTACCTTGAAAATCCTCTTTTATTAGATACATTGAAATCTTCAAAAGTAGTAAGAGCGAAATCAGAGGATTCAGTGACATGCCAAGAAGAATGATGGGACAACAACGGCCTGGACCATATGATAGACCATTAGGAGGAAGAGGGGGTTATTATGGAGCTGGGCGTGGAAGTATGTATGACAGAATGCGTCGAGGAGGTGGTGGATATGACGGTGGTATGTTTATCTAATGAATGGAGGTTCTGTTGTCAGTCTTGTGTTTCTGACATCTTTgtcaagaaataaagaaatggcAGTAGCTGCAGTTCCCATTAGGTTTGATGCACTTCCCAAGAAATTTTTTGCTTGTGATGTATCAAGAAATGTGActtagtatttaaaattaatggaaataatAAGGAAACTCTGCTTTCAGCAAAATTTGATCTCACTTGCATGTTTCAGTCCTTTTACTATGTAAAAGGAAATGTACATCTGCACTCTGTACAGGAATTCAGGTTTAACAGTCTTAGAGGCTGTTTGCAAACTGCTGGGTGTCCAAAGGCTGAGAAGTTGACTCTTGTGCATTGCTCTGTGAATTTTAAGTATTAATgtaatgatttctttctttttgtcctcTGCCCAGGATATGGTGGCTTTGATGATTATGGTGGCTATAATAACTATGGCTATGGAAACGATGGCTATGATGACAGAATGAGGGATGGGAGAggtaaaacaattttttttttttttttttataatttgcttaaaaatatattatttgaGTTGTAGGACATCCAAGTCAGAAACTTCATTAGATTATTTTGTACAGAAATAAGGTTGTTCAAAAgcggcggggggggaggggtggaaCTGGGGCATCTTAGGAAAAGGTAAATACATAGCTTAGGGTGTTTTCTGTTTAAGTGTTTGGGTAGATAGATGGGAAGTGTAAACAACTTGCATTCATTGGTGTAACATGAGTGCTTTCAGAAAACCAGTAGTCATGACTTTCCTGGCTTTTCAGAATGATCTTACAAGTGTGTggtcttgtttggtttgggttttttactaGGCATGGGGGGACATGGATAtggtggagctggagaagcaggcTCAGGTTTCCATGGTGGCGGTCACTTTGTTCACATGAGAGGACTGCCTTTTCGAGCAACAGAAAATGATATTGCTAATGTAAGTACAATAGGAAAAAGGGCTTTTTAATGCCAAGAGTTTGCATGTTCCTGTCTGTCTTACTAGAAACTTGAAGTTCCCAAACAAGTGAGTGATAGTTTTAATAGGTCTGCAAACTCTTTCATAAGAGAGAAAGGTGGTGAATAAAAGCACCTCTGTAAGATTTTGAGAATACATTCTTGTGTCAGAATACGTGAGCTGTTTCTAGTGGGAAAAGTTTTCTTGAGATGTAAGGCCCTAGGGCCTGGTTTAAACAGAGCCTCTTTCCAGGATGGGGCTCTGTCTTTATTAGTTGCACCTATGGAAATCTTGATTCTTGTTACTTGGGGCTGTGGAGtgctgtgtgtggtttttgttggggaggggggagtTAACTGAGCTACTTTCTCTTCAGTCAGTTTGATAATTTTCTTTAAGACTCAAGAGAACAAGGGCTAAACTTGAGGCTTTGAATCAGAGCATGTTATTGCAAGATGATGAGTAGTGCTTCTGTACTGTATCAAAGGTTCGTTTGCATATACTGTTTGGTAAGAAGGCTGTTAGTCAGAAGTACCACTGTATCTCTTTTGAGTTCTGTAGCAAGGAAGACTGGTCTGATTGACAGCTTTAGTATGTCCTTGAGAAATGTATTTGGCTGTGCTGCTTCAAAACCTAAGTAATTATCTTCCTTTTCCAGCATGGCATCATATTAGAACTTGTTGCTTAAAGCAGTGTGTGGGCAGGAATTCTTGTTCctatctttgcttttaaagaaagctcCTCAAGCTCTGTAGCTGGAGCTCTTTGAGCTGTATAGTAGTAAGAGTAGACTGACCTTATGTTGAAGGTCCACTATTGCTGAGTAATACTTTGGAAATTCATTATTAAATTTATACGGTAGAATGAGATTAAATTGATGCAGTGCTCCACTAACCACTGGGGTGGGAAAAGTACCTGGCTTGAATTCTGTATTAACctgattttattgttgttttataTTCTTAGTTTTTCTCACCACTGAACCCTATAAGAGTTCACATTGATATTGGAGCAGATGGAAGAGCCACTGGAGAGGCAGATGTGGAATTTGTAACACATGAGGATGCAGTAGCTGCCATGTCTAAGGATAAAAATCATATGCGTGAGTATTGTATTTACATGAAGCTTTCTTTGACTAGGGTTTAGCAGGGTATATAAGGGTAAAATTAATATTATGGTTTAAATGGCATTTAACTTAAATAGCTCTGCCATTTATCTTTCAGACTTGATTTTTGTGGGCACCTGTCACTTGTAaagtggtggggttttgtttggtggtgtggtttttttggttggtttggttttttttttttttgctttgtgcttctggcttctgaaacaaaacacaaagtaaggcttttttgtttcctgcagaGCATCGATATATTGAACTGTTCCTGAATTCAACTGCTGGAGGTGGTTCTGGCATGGGAGGCTATGGCAGAGATGGAATGGGTATGTATCAGTTCCAGCCTTAGGCAACATTTTGTCCAGTGTAAAGAGTTCCAAGTTTGTAATGATGCACTTCCCGCTTTTCAGATCAAGGTTACGGCCCTGTGGGGAGAATGGGAATGGGTAGCAATTACAGTGGAGGATACGGAACTCCTGATGGCCTGGGTGGCTATAGTAAGTAtaagttttgcttttcatgtatttgttgGAAATGCTGTTAATGTCCATCTAGTAATGGACAATGGGGCAGGGTGGTGGGCGTTGTTtgctggggggagctgggaggagagggaggggggcAGCAGTTTAGTTTAAACTGTAAATCACTTGGGGGTTTATAATTTTGCTACTACAGCAAatgcttgtttaaaaaaaacagtgctgatgtatttttgttttagtagAAGTTAAGTCATTTCAACCAACTGTTCCGTATTACccatcacattttttctttttttaaggtatGTATGCGTGACCTTGTGTCAATTGTTTGCAGGTCGTGGCAGTGGAAATAGTGGAGGATACTATGGGCAAGGCAGTATGGGTGGAGGAGGATGGCGTGGAATGTATTGAAGGGTAGCCTTGCTTCTACAAAACATCCTGGAAGATACAGTCTCTGGTCTACTAGACTTTCTtacaaaatttaatttcttttgtattttaagaacTTTATAATGACTGAAGGAATGTGTTTTCACAATATTATTTGGTAAGCAACAGATTGTGATgggaaaatctgttttctgtaggTTTTATTTGTTGCATACTCTgactttaaataaatttttatatTCAAACCACTGATGTTGATACTTTTTATACTAGTTACTCCTAAGGATGTATTACATATTCAAGACTACAGTCGGTTTAAGATGTTGTACTGTGGTTCAATAAAGGTGGTTGTACTGTGACTCCTATGAACACTGATTCAGTTCTATGTAATCTTGGTGTAGTAATTGAATTTGAAAAATCCACTTGTTTAAGGGGATAAAAGGTAGATGACTAGGTTAGTTTATTTGGTAACAGTATTTCCTAAACCCTTTTCATAAGTTGTGTAATAATCTCAACACAGCATAAAGCTCTGGAGGCCAAGTCATTGTGCTGGCTTTTTTGTACTACCACAGTCCCCTATCACCTTCAAGCGCATGGCTGCGTAAATGAGTAGTGCCCAGGTTTTGTGCCTGCACAAAACCAAGCAGTGATGTTTATTTCCACACATGTAACTTGCAAACCAAACTGTAATATTAGCACAGCTTTTTGCTAACACAGAATGGGTCACATACTAGTTATTTGGAGCTCTCCacttaatctttcttttccctaaaaACTGCTTTTGGGAAGAGCAGGGGCTTTGGGAGCAAGTTAGATACTTTGTCTTTCATgaaattactgtatttaaacacggtttggctttttgctttttcttcctgcacaGACCTGacttgtttgtgtttgtttaaaacTTAACAAGCCATTCTCTAGATGAGCTCATTAGAAGCAAAATATCTCTAAAATAATAAGCCCACTACCTGGTAAATTCCACAAAATCCAAACACATTGATAAAACTTTCTGTGCATTTGTGACATGTAAGATATGTAAGCAACTATTGTTTGAAGACACTTAACATACCTGATGTGTAAtgaaaaaagatatttattcTTCTGAGCCAGTGTGATCTCCCAAATTAATTGCTTTGTTCTCAATGCCTCCCTTAAAATGTCAAATGTGATCTTGGGTATTGAAAGTCTGTCACCTGTTTTGCTAGTACTGTGTTATATATGTAATAAATGTCTTCTTGTGGGAGAGAGGAGAATGGAGTTTATTTCACTAGAGATTGTGTTTTTGTCTCATAGTGACTGGAAATAAAAGCTGTGAAAGGGTAATTGGCACAGGAAACTTTCCAAGTTCTGGATTATTTCTGGCtaggcaggagagggaagatGAGACCTTAACACCAGTGAttgtgcagggctgtgttttaaTTCTGCTCTTGTGGGTTCTTAGTCTGCTCCTGAAAAAGCTGGTTTCAGAAAACTTAAGATGGCAAAGGTCAGGACAAAGAGTTAatgcaggagcaggaaaaagTATCTTAGAGCAAGGTGGAGGACATGTACATGTAATAGAAGCAGGGTGTTTCCTACCAGCATAAGCAGGTATCTGCAAAATACTGTCAATTCGGGTACATTTCCTCACTCAAGTATAGTTTATGTTCTGTTTTATGAGAAGGAACACCAGTACCTGTTTTAGATTTACCTTTTGAGAGCAAGGTGGGAGTTAGACTGAGCTATTTTGTATAACCAAGCAATCTCCAAACTGAACTCTTAACAAATGAAATTCCCATGTACTGGAAAAGGAAGCCCATGAGACTTCGCCCTTTAATGAGAGCAGCCTTTGTCATTGAATCTCAACTCACTTAGGCAGCATTTAAATTGTTTTTGAGAAAACTAGAAGATTGCTAGGTCTTCCAGGAAGCTCTAGGTTGGTCACTGCATACAAAGTTACATTTTAACCCTTGCTGTGAGAAGGAGTGGAAGTGTCGTTTGCCTAGCGAGGGCTCTGgtgcaagcagctgtgtgaggAATGCCAGCAGTCACCTGGggtttccctttcctttcagaGAGGCAGGTGCAAACACAGTAGGTTGACCCACCTTTGTAAGAAAGTGGGTTCAGTGGGTGCTGATCCgtgtggggaagaggaggagcatatttttctctgtttacttGCTCAGGCCCTAAATTCATGAACTCAGAAATCATTTCCCAAGAAGAACAAACTATGCTCTGATACTCCGCCCAGTTCAAGTTTCTCTTGACAAACACAGATGTTCCTATGCTGGGTGTGAGGATAATTTAGAACCACAGTCTGTCAAAGAACAGTGTTTGTTTGACAGAAAGGGGAAATGAAATCACCTAGGACATAAGAGTACTCACCCCTTTGTTCGAGGCAGTTTTGCAAATAGGCAAGTacagaggagagggaaagactGCAGTTAAGTAAt from Lathamus discolor isolate bLatDis1 chromosome 3, bLatDis1.hap1, whole genome shotgun sequence encodes the following:
- the HNRNPH3 gene encoding heterogeneous nuclear ribonucleoprotein H3 isoform X2 yields the protein MDWSGKHNGPNDTTNDGTVVRLRGLPFGCSKEEIVQFFQGLEIVPNGITLTLDYQGRSTGEAFVQFASKEIAENALGKHKERIGHRYIEIFKSSKSEIRGFSDMPRRMMGQQRPGPYDRPLGGRGGYYGAGRGRYGGFDDYGGYNNYGYGNDGYDDRMRDGRGMGGHGYGGAGEAGSGFHGGGHFVHMRGLPFRATENDIANFFSPLNPIRVHIDIGADGRATGEADVEFVTHEDAVAAMSKDKNHMQHRYIELFLNSTAGGGSGMGGYGRDGMDQGYGPVGRMGMGSNYSGGYGTPDGLGGYSRGSGNSGGYYGQGSMGGGGWRGMY
- the HNRNPH3 gene encoding heterogeneous nuclear ribonucleoprotein H3 isoform X1, yielding MDWSGKHNGPNDTTNDGTVVRLRGLPFGCSKEEIVQFFQGLEIVPNGITLTLDYQGRSTGEAFVQFASKEIAENALGKHKERIGHRYIEIFKSSKSEIRGFSDMPRRMMGQQRPGPYDRPLGGRGGYYGAGRGSMYDRMRRGGGGYDGGYGGFDDYGGYNNYGYGNDGYDDRMRDGRGMGGHGYGGAGEAGSGFHGGGHFVHMRGLPFRATENDIANFFSPLNPIRVHIDIGADGRATGEADVEFVTHEDAVAAMSKDKNHMQHRYIELFLNSTAGGGSGMGGYGRDGMDQGYGPVGRMGMGSNYSGGYGTPDGLGGYSRGSGNSGGYYGQGSMGGGGWRGMY
- the HNRNPH3 gene encoding heterogeneous nuclear ribonucleoprotein H3 isoform X3, giving the protein MDWSGKHNGPNDTTNDGTVVRLRGLPFGCSKEEIVQFFQGLEIVPNGITLTLDYQGRSTGEAFVQFASKEIAENALGKHKERIGHRYIEIFKSSKSEIRGFSDMPRRMMGQQRPGPYDRPLGGRGGYYGAGRGSMYDRMRRGGGGYDGGYGGFDDYGGYNNYGYGNDGYDDRMRDGRGMGGHGYGGAGEAGSGFHGGGHFVHMRGLPFRATENDIANFFSPLNPIRVHIDIGADGRATGEADVEFVTHEDAVAAMSKDKNHMQHRYIELFLNSTAGGGSGMGGYGRDGMDQGYGPVGRMGMGSNYSGGYGTPDGLGGYSMYA